The following are from one region of the Vitis riparia cultivar Riparia Gloire de Montpellier isolate 1030 chromosome 9, EGFV_Vit.rip_1.0, whole genome shotgun sequence genome:
- the LOC117922789 gene encoding uncharacterized protein LOC117922789, which yields MKFKAFLTDNGTSLLEKRFLPALDKMGKVCHLYFTRDHTIFLHNLLNGDGVQSIAQFRKEALFDNYRISSQNDDRIAFTIDLSLLQRAIRSSVSIYAEMGGGDDIGTGSNRLQIKLVKKLPPNSHQPLPFLTFESKGYKSAVIQDVPISKPLSRADVLELQSALDMAQDLPRTLVQVPDLNQLQNYVDRMKHVGDLLNISISKYGDLHVQISTTLITLGAEFRKLLVVGEQEEVPAEDRDLSAQSRTQRAVQRGDAQTVQVSMKHFAKSLQCHLAKPDCAFYGIAQEGACLTVIFQFFIPGSRQNDKSISLHCRLPVLDPGSS from the coding sequence ATGAAGTTCAAGGCTTTTCTTACAGACAATGGTACCAGCCTCTTAGAAAAGAGGTTCCTACCAGCTCTAGACAAGATGGGGAAGGTATGCCATCTCTACTTCACTAGAGACCACACAATCTTCCTCCACAACCTCCTCAATGGCGATGGTGTCCAATCCATTGCCCAGTTCCGCAAAGAAGCTCTGTTTGATAACTACCGAATCTCCAGCCAGAATGATGACCGCATTGCCTTCACCATTGACCTCTCTCTCCTACAACGTGCCATTCGTAGTAGTGTCAGTATATATGCTGAAATGGGTGGTGGTGATGACATTGGCACTGGTTCAAATCGCCTCCAAATCAAGCTGGTCAAGAAATTACCTCCTAATTCTCACCAACCACTGCCCTTCCTCACCTTTGAGAGCAAAGGTTATAAATCTGCAGTGATCCAAGATGTACCCATCTCAAAACCTTTGTCTAGGGCTGATGTTCTTGAGCTTCAGTCTGCACTTGATATGGCCCAAGATCTGCCTCGAACTTTGGTTCAGGTTCCAGATTTGAACCAGTTGCAGAACTATGTGGATCGGATGAAGCATGTAGGGGATTTGCTTAACATCTCCATTAGCAAATATGGGGATCTACATGTACAGATTTCAACTACTTTAATCACACTTGGTGCCGAGTTTCGCAAGTTGCTGGTTGTTGGAGAACAAGAGGAAGTTCCAGCTGAGGATCGAGATTTGAGTGCACAGTCACGAACCCAGAGGGCAGTTCAGAGGGGAGATGCTCAAACTGTGCAAGTGAGCATGAAGCACTTTGCAAAGAGTCTTCAGTGTCACTTAGCGAAGCCAGATTGTGCCTTCTATGGCATTGCCCAAGAGGGCGCTTGCTTGACAGTGATATTCCAGTTCTTCATTCCTGGTTCGCGGCAAAATGATAAATCAATTAGCTTGCATTGCAGGCTTCCTGTTCTCGACCCTGGCTCAAGTTGA
- the LOC117922788 gene encoding putative pentatricopeptide repeat-containing protein At3g15930, whose translation MPFSIPFKTHFPSSSLTSASFHPSLLCKMISATTLSPPPTHLPSLPQTPPLSLIKTCKSMAQLKQIHSQTIRTGLISNPIVPAQIIAFCCKHELGDMEYARMVFDTMPEPNHFVWNNMIKGYSRVGCPNSAVSMYCEMLERGVMPDEYTYPFLLKRFTRDMAVKCGKELHDHIVKLGFSSNVFVQNALIHLYSLSGEVSVARGVFDRSSKGDVVTWNVMISGYNRSKQFDESMKLFDEMERMRVLPSSITLVSVLSACSKLKDLNVGKRVHQYVKDLKIEPVRVLENALIDMYAACGDMDTALGIFDNMKSRDVISWTAIVTGFTNLGQVDLARNYFDKMPERDFVSWTAMIDGYLQVNRFKEVLTLFREMQAANIKPDEFTMVSILTACAHLGALELGEWIKAYIDKNEIKIDSFVGNALIDMYFNCGNVEKAIRIFNAMPHRDKISWTAVIFGLAINGYGEEALDMFSQMLKASITPDEVTYIGVLCACTHSGMVDKGKKFFARMTTQHGIEPNVAHYGCMVDLLGRAGHLKEAHEVIKNMPVKPNSIVWGSLLGACRVHRDEEMAEMAAQQILELEPENGAVYVLLCNIYAACNRWEKLHEVRKLMMDRGIKKTPGCSLIEMNGSVHEFVAGDQVHPQSKEIYSKLDEMSVDLKFAGYSPDTSEVFLDIGEEEKESAVYRHSEKLAIAFGLISSGPGVTIRIVKNLRMCVDCHYVAKLVSKVYNREVIVRDRTRFHHFRHGSCSCKDYW comes from the coding sequence ATGCCATTCTCAATTCCATTCAAGACCCACTTCCCATCCTCATCCCTAACCTCCGCATCTTTCCACCCTTCACTTCTTTGCAAAATGATCTCCGCCACCACTCTTTCTCCACCACCCACTCACCTCCCTTCTCTCCCACAAACCCCACCCCTTTCTCTCATCAAAACCTGCAAATCCATGGCCCAACTCAAGCAAATTCACTCCCAAACAATCCGCACTGGCCTCATATCCAACCCCATTGTGCCTGCTCAGATAATTGCCTTCTGTTGCAAGCATGAGCTGGGTGATATGGAATACGCCCGTATGGTGTTCGACACAATGCCTGAACCAAATCACTTTGTTTGGAACAATATGATTAAGGGGTATTCTCGTGTGGGTTGCCCCAATTCTGCGGTTTCAATGTATTGTGAGATGCTAGAGAGGGGTGTCATGCCGGATGAATACACGTATCCGTTTTTGCTCAAACGGTTTACGCGGGATATGGCGGTGAAGTGTGGAAAGGAGTTGCATGATCATATAGTGAAGTTAGGGTTTAGTTCCAATGTGTTTGTACAAAATGCTTTGATTCATTTGTACTCATTGAGTGGAGAAGTGAGTGTTGCTCGTGGGGTTTTTGATAGGAGTTCAAAGGGTGATGTTGTCACTTGGAATGTGATGATTTCAGGGTATAACAGAAGTAAGCAATTTGATGAGTCAATGAAGCTCTTTGATGAGATGGAGAGGATGAGAGTGTTACCCAGTTCAATTACACTTGTTTCAGTGTTGTCAGCATGCTCCAAGTTGAAGGATTTGAATGTAGGGAAGCGGGTTCATCAGTATGTCAAAGATCTGAAGATTGAGCCTGTCCGTGTATTGGAAAATGCTTTGATTGATATGTATGCAGCTTGTGGTGATATGGATACTGCTCTTGGGATATTTGATAATATGAAGAGTAGGGACGTGATTTCATGGACTGCTATTGTTACCGGGTTCACAAATTTGGGACAAGTTGATCTAGCTaggaattattttgataaaatgccTGAACGGGACTTCGTCTCATGGACAGCAATGATTGATGGGTACCTTCAGGTGAACCGGTTTAAAGAGGTTTTAACACTTTTTCGTGAGATGCAGGCTGCTAATATAAAGCCGGATGAGTTCACCATGGTCAGCATCCTTACAGCTTGTGCACATCTGGGAGCGCTTGAATTAGGAGAATGGATAAAAGCCTACATTGACAAGAACGAGATCAAGATCGATTCCTTTGTGGGAAATGCTTTGATAGACATGTATTTCAATTGTGGAAACGTAGAAAAAGCAATAAGAATTTTCAATGCAATGCCTCACAGGGACAAGATTTCATGGACGGCTGTGATTTTTGGTCTTGCCATAAATGGATATGGAGAAGAAGCTCTTGATATGTTCTCTCAGATGCTGAAAGCTTCAATCACACCAGATGAGGTGACGTACATTGGCGTTCTTTGTGCTTGTACCCACAGTGGAATGGTAGATAAGGGGAAAAAGTTCTTTGCTCGAATGACCACGCAACATGGGATTGAACCCAATGTAGCACATTATGGGTGCATGGTTGACCTTCTTGGCCGAGCCGGGCATCTAAAAGAAGCTCATGAGGTGATCAAGAATATGCCAGTAAAACCTAATTCAATCGTCTGGGGATCACTTCTTGGTGCTTGTAGGGTTCATAGAGACGAAGAGATGGCTGAAATGGCAGCTCAACAGATTCTTGAGTTAGAGCCCGAAAATGGGGCTGTCTATGTTCTGTTATGCAATATATATGCAGCCTGCAACAGATGGGAAAAGTTGCATGaagtaagaaaattaatgaTGGATAGAGGAATCAAGAAAACCCCTGGTTGCAGTTTGATAGAGATGAACGGTTCTGTTCATGAATTTGTGGCTGGGGACCAGGTTCATCCTCAATCGAAAGAAATCTACTCGAAGTTAGATGAAATGTCAGTAGACTTGAAATTTGCAGGTTACTCGCCGGATACTTCAGAGGTGTTCCTTGATATAGGGGAAGAGGAGAAAGAGAGTGCCGTTTACCGGCACAGTGAGAAGTTGGCTATTGCCTTTGGGTTGATCAGTTCAGGACCTGGGGTCACTATTAGAATTGTGAAGAACCTTAGAATGTGTGTGGATTGTCATTATGTAGCAAAGTTGGTATCGAAGGTGTACAATAGAGAAGTAATTGTTAGGGATCGAACCAGATTCCACCATTTTAGGCATGGCTCATGTTCCTGCAAAGATTATTGGTAA